A section of the Aigarchaeota archaeon genome encodes:
- a CDS encoding Lrp/AsnC family transcriptional regulator, protein MMDERDWKILNALIEDASQSISDLAIKLGMPRTTIQERIKKLRSKGIIKKFTVIPDYSKLGKPATAFVLISFLPGTSISQKKLGEYIATLPDVYEVHLISGEWDILLKVRGESIQAIGELVIDKLRTIEGVGKSMTCASFLTIKEEF, encoded by the coding sequence ATGATGGACGAAAGAGATTGGAAAATATTAAACGCGCTTATCGAAGATGCAAGTCAGAGTATCTCGGATCTTGCAATAAAGCTAGGCATGCCTAGGACAACTATTCAGGAAAGAATAAAGAAACTGAGGAGTAAAGGAATAATTAAAAAATTTACTGTTATACCTGATTACTCGAAACTTGGCAAACCAGCAACCGCGTTCGTTTTAATATCTTTTCTTCCGGGGACCAGCATTTCTCAAAAAAAGCTTGGCGAATACATAGCAACGTTACCCGATGTTTATGAAGTTCATCTAATATCCGGCGAGTGGGATATACTTTTAAAGGTGAGGGGAGAATCCATACAAGCCATAGGTGAGCTCGTTATAGACAAGCTAAGGACTATCGAAGGTGTTGGGAAGAGCATGACTTGTGCGTCATTTCTTACTATCAAAGAGGAGTTCTGA
- a CDS encoding AAA family ATPase, with protein MVLYARTGIEGVDAMLEGQGIPRGYVILVLGSPGCGKTTFGIQFLYNGVVKFGENGILVLLEEDPEMVKSNMRRFGWDLNKLESEDKIAIIDASPIRFITKNVKLGEVTIGSREFQLISLVERIKKECERIDAKRLVIDSLSTFILQYPNEVERREAILNLIRGIAPLNCTTLLISELTHSSITKRKYQIEEYVAHGAIILQRLLRTGGIIYVLMIEKMRGVNHDIQPRPFKITQNGIVVFPSEVVF; from the coding sequence TTGGTATTGTACGCACGCACTGGTATAGAAGGCGTTGATGCAATGTTAGAGGGGCAAGGCATACCGAGGGGGTATGTGATATTAGTTCTTGGTTCACCAGGTTGTGGTAAAACAACGTTTGGTATCCAGTTCCTTTATAATGGTGTCGTTAAATTTGGTGAAAATGGTATCCTAGTACTCCTTGAAGAAGACCCTGAAATGGTCAAGTCTAATATGAGGAGGTTTGGTTGGGATTTAAATAAACTAGAGAGTGAGGACAAGATTGCCATAATTGATGCTTCGCCTATACGTTTCATAACAAAGAATGTCAAATTAGGTGAAGTAACTATTGGGAGTAGAGAATTTCAACTTATATCTTTGGTAGAAAGAATAAAAAAAGAGTGTGAAAGAATAGACGCTAAAAGGCTTGTTATAGACTCGCTCTCAACATTCATATTACAATATCCAAACGAAGTTGAAAGAAGGGAAGCTATTCTTAACTTAATTCGAGGTATTGCACCTCTTAATTGTACAACGTTATTGATTTCAGAACTTACGCATTCGTCGATAACGAAGAGAAAATATCAGATTGAAGAATACGTTGCCCATGGTGCAATAATTCTACAGAGGCTTCTTAGGACCGGCGGCATCATCTATGTTTTAATGATTGAAAAAATGAGAGGCGTGAACCATGACATACAGCCGAGACCATTTAAGATAACCCAAAACGGAATTGTTGTATTTCCTTCTGAGGTTGTTTTCTGA
- a CDS encoding ubiquitin family protein yields MKIKVIPAVGGGSPLELEVSPNATIGAIKTKVCAIKKLPPDTTYLTYKGRALKETETLASLGISEGDKLVIITRTVGGGASGDLLGIARTSVE; encoded by the coding sequence ATGAAAATCAAAGTTATACCTGCAGTCGGTGGTGGTAGCCCTCTAGAATTGGAGGTCTCACCAAATGCGACGATAGGGGCGATTAAAACGAAGGTTTGCGCCATCAAGAAACTTCCACCAGACACTACGTACCTAACCTACAAAGGTAGGGCTCTGAAAGAAACGGAAACACTTGCAAGCTTAGGCATATCAGAGGGTGACAAATTGGTCATCATAACGAGGACTGTAGGGGGTGGTGCCTCTGGAGATCTACTCGGAATTGCCCGAACCTCTGTGGAATAA
- a CDS encoding TIGR00266 family protein has product MVSWTIDNRPSYTVLKVKLESGDSVTSEGGAMMLMRGDVEVKTYTGGIRDAVLRKLVGGESLFLNTFSTRTNGEVWLVPRMPGDVEYIPLNNEGYFVQDTSYLAHHGDIKISVGWRGIRGVLAEGQFVWLNVKGTGGVWVNSFGAIEKVELQPHERISVDNLHFVAMPENTKWSVRKFGGWKSFLLGGEGLVFDVEGPAKIYLQTRVLPLFAELLAPYLSRQK; this is encoded by the coding sequence ATGGTTAGCTGGACGATAGATAATAGACCATCTTATACCGTGCTAAAGGTGAAGTTAGAGTCTGGCGATTCCGTGACCTCAGAAGGTGGAGCGATGATGTTAATGAGAGGTGACGTTGAAGTTAAGACATACACGGGCGGTATAAGGGATGCGGTATTGAGGAAGTTAGTAGGCGGCGAGTCCTTATTCTTGAACACATTTTCTACGAGGACGAATGGTGAGGTCTGGCTCGTCCCACGAATGCCTGGGGATGTGGAATACATACCACTTAATAACGAAGGGTACTTCGTCCAGGACACTTCTTACTTGGCACATCACGGTGACATAAAAATAAGCGTCGGGTGGAGGGGAATAAGGGGCGTACTGGCCGAGGGGCAATTTGTGTGGTTAAACGTCAAAGGAACCGGAGGCGTATGGGTGAACTCGTTTGGAGCGATCGAAAAAGTTGAGCTACAACCCCACGAGAGGATTAGTGTAGATAACCTACACTTTGTAGCTATGCCAGAAAACACTAAGTGGAGTGTTAGGAAATTCGGCGGCTGGAAGAGTTTCCTTCTGGGAGGGGAGGGGTTAGTGTTTGATGTTGAGGGACCTGCAAAAATTTATCTTCAAACGCGAGTACTCCCGCTATTCGCGGAACTCTTGGCGCCCTACCTTTCGAGACAGAAATGA
- a CDS encoding ThiF family adenylyltransferase, whose translation MEPYLLERYDRQIRISGWDQWKVSNSTVLIAGVGATGCELAKNLCLAGVGKLILIDNDVVELSNLNRQMLFDDSDIGSPKAIVAKEKLQKINPHVKVDAYYEDLRKFGEFMLKNVDVLCSCLDNWATRRWLNSLAVELKKPLVDTAIEGLYGNVQVVIPEETACLECHGDALIPRDTQLAECTLRRRKPEDLAEDLKKNNIEMPFEIVKELFSMGIKTIYDLKYTPIERLQKEGSKISEEIIKIRDLLRPKLPAIQGGASVIAGVASLEVLKIIHGGSIGKVTKHLIVYDGVSQRLTKVALKRRKDCFVCGDFMHGRPIEITASPDDCVWNLKEKVSAIFSIPDPEIQYKRWILKDEQKLSEINIKSDEILYIHTSRRYVPIAIKVSFSENSDRT comes from the coding sequence ATGGAGCCGTATCTGTTAGAAAGGTACGACAGACAGATAAGAATCAGCGGCTGGGACCAGTGGAAGGTTTCGAACTCTACGGTCTTAATAGCTGGTGTGGGTGCAACAGGTTGTGAGTTAGCAAAAAACCTTTGTCTCGCTGGAGTCGGTAAGCTGATCTTAATTGATAATGATGTAGTAGAGCTCTCGAACCTTAACCGTCAAATGTTGTTTGACGACTCCGATATAGGTTCACCGAAAGCTATAGTTGCCAAAGAGAAGCTCCAAAAGATAAACCCCCACGTTAAAGTTGATGCTTATTACGAGGACTTGAGAAAGTTTGGTGAATTCATGCTAAAAAACGTGGATGTGCTCTGTTCTTGTTTAGACAACTGGGCAACAAGAAGGTGGCTTAACTCACTTGCTGTCGAGCTCAAGAAACCTCTCGTCGACACAGCAATCGAAGGTCTTTATGGAAATGTACAGGTTGTAATACCAGAAGAGACAGCATGTCTTGAATGCCATGGTGATGCCTTAATACCTAGGGACACGCAGTTGGCTGAATGCACGCTCAGAAGACGTAAGCCAGAGGACCTCGCCGAGGACTTAAAGAAGAACAACATCGAGATGCCGTTTGAAATCGTTAAAGAGCTGTTTTCTATGGGTATAAAAACGATCTATGACCTGAAATATACACCAATAGAAAGACTTCAAAAAGAAGGTAGCAAAATCTCTGAGGAGATAATCAAAATAAGGGATTTATTAAGGCCTAAGCTGCCAGCAATTCAAGGAGGAGCTTCTGTCATCGCAGGGGTAGCATCTTTGGAAGTGCTGAAAATAATACACGGTGGAAGCATTGGAAAGGTAACGAAACACCTTATAGTGTATGACGGCGTATCGCAGAGGTTAACTAAAGTTGCTCTGAAAAGAAGAAAAGACTGCTTTGTATGTGGCGATTTTATGCATGGAAGACCGATTGAGATAACGGCCAGTCCCGATGATTGTGTATGGAACTTGAAGGAGAAGGTAAGCGCGATATTCAGCATACCAGATCCCGAAATACAGTATAAAAGATGGATATTAAAAGATGAGCAAAAGTTATCGGAGATAAACATTAAAAGTGACGAGATACTCTATATCCACACAAGCAGGCGGTACGTACCAATAGCCATAAAGGTGAGCTTTAGTGAGAATAGTGATAGGACGTGA
- a CDS encoding Mov34/MPN/PAD-1 family protein, which translates to MRARIYPLALGKILHHTIANLNQEVAGLMIGKVVSDVVEVWDAVTGLQQSSPAYVKLEESVMALVAEVLMENIPDLYIVGWYHSHPGLNVFMSPIDVETQKAYQAMFPKAIALVIDPLQFSVSWKVSDLKIGVFRIDKNEKVVPVRFTLGLQRRKVLESTLIGLQMLDLIPKKTDIANEERAKISTAKMLDIDNIVKFFSKTKKLLPSKKG; encoded by the coding sequence ATGAGGGCACGTATTTATCCCTTAGCGCTTGGTAAGATTCTTCATCATACTATTGCTAACCTTAATCAGGAAGTCGCGGGTTTGATGATAGGGAAGGTCGTATCAGACGTTGTTGAGGTCTGGGATGCTGTTACGGGCCTCCAACAAAGCTCGCCTGCGTATGTTAAGCTCGAAGAGAGCGTTATGGCATTAGTTGCTGAAGTCTTAATGGAAAACATTCCGGACCTCTACATAGTTGGATGGTACCACTCGCACCCTGGTTTAAACGTATTTATGTCACCCATAGATGTCGAGACGCAGAAAGCCTATCAGGCCATGTTCCCTAAGGCCATAGCTTTAGTTATAGATCCTTTACAGTTTAGCGTTAGTTGGAAGGTTTCGGACCTTAAGATCGGCGTGTTTAGAATCGACAAAAATGAAAAAGTCGTGCCCGTAAGGTTCACGCTTGGTTTACAACGGCGTAAAGTCCTTGAAAGCACGCTGATCGGTCTCCAAATGCTTGATTTGATTCCCAAGAAAACCGATATCGCAAATGAGGAACGCGCAAAGATAAGTACTGCCAAAATGCTCGATATCGATAATATAGTAAAGTTTTTTAGCAAAACTAAAAAACTTCTACCAAGCAAGAAGGGATGA
- a CDS encoding KH domain-containing protein, translating to MYPENPEPKHGTLTVTIPKDRIGVLIGVNGSVKKTIEEKLDVKLTIDSDGGVVSIELAKSPNEGGDPAAIFKARDIVVAIGRGFSPERAFRLFEEDVVLDIVHLEDFIGKNVNDLVRIRARLIGTGGKTRKIIEENAHVFVSIYGDTVAIIGDPQDVEAAKEAVIRLITGSPHSAVYKMLDEYARKRKTGRLIPGFKL from the coding sequence ATGTATCCCGAAAATCCCGAACCGAAGCACGGGACACTTACAGTAACAATACCCAAAGACCGGATAGGCGTACTGATAGGAGTTAACGGTTCTGTGAAGAAGACGATAGAAGAAAAACTGGACGTAAAACTCACGATCGATAGCGATGGTGGTGTAGTATCTATAGAACTTGCCAAATCCCCGAACGAAGGGGGAGATCCGGCTGCTATATTTAAAGCCCGTGATATTGTGGTTGCGATAGGTAGAGGGTTCTCACCGGAAAGAGCATTCAGGCTTTTCGAAGAGGACGTGGTGCTAGATATCGTACACTTGGAGGATTTCATTGGTAAGAACGTGAACGACCTGGTCAGGATTAGGGCCAGACTTATAGGGACTGGAGGAAAAACGAGGAAAATAATTGAAGAGAACGCTCATGTATTTGTGTCGATATACGGGGACACTGTAGCGATAATAGGAGATCCTCAGGATGTCGAGGCTGCTAAAGAGGCTGTGATAAGATTGATAACCGGCTCGCCGCATAGTGCAGTGTATAAAATGCTCGATGAATACGCTCGTAAGAGAAAAACGGGAAGGCTAATACCTGGATTTAAACTATAA